Proteins found in one Methanospirillum hungatei JF-1 genomic segment:
- a CDS encoding DJ-1/PfpI family protein — protein MKILIAVPPTQYHDKELAQVMAVFDQNKIPYEFVSREKGQAKGTFGGRVYVPLSFEEVILTREDEFDALAILGGHGAQAHFWNNPDLLELVKIFRIHRKVIGAISTAPVVMARAGILKKRPATVISGAPIREMMKMDVKFEDKPFVFLDRLVTARDPGDAKRFAELIVEYLYGNPEFNGPQVVPAPNKLGFDI, from the coding sequence ATGAAAATCCTGATAGCAGTCCCCCCAACCCAGTACCATGACAAGGAACTGGCACAGGTCATGGCGGTTTTTGATCAGAACAAGATTCCATACGAGTTTGTGTCACGGGAAAAAGGGCAGGCCAAGGGTACGTTTGGTGGCCGGGTGTATGTACCCTTAAGCTTTGAGGAGGTCATCCTGACCAGAGAGGATGAGTTTGACGCCCTTGCCATATTAGGGGGACATGGAGCCCAGGCCCATTTCTGGAATAACCCGGATCTTCTTGAACTGGTGAAGATCTTTCGGATTCACCGCAAGGTCATCGGGGCCATTAGTACAGCACCGGTGGTTATGGCACGGGCAGGGATATTAAAAAAGCGTCCTGCAACGGTCATATCCGGAGCTCCTATCAGGGAGATGATGAAGATGGACGTGAAGTTTGAGGACAAGCCGTTTGTCTTCCTGGACCGGTTGGTGACCGCCCGTGACCCGGGAGATGCAAAAAGGTTTGCCGAACTGATCGTTGAATATCTGTATGGAAATCCGGAATTTAACGGGCCTCAGGTTGTTCCTGCACCGAATAAACTTGGTTTTGATATCTGA
- the recQ gene encoding DNA helicase RecQ, which produces MQMKGPLPEDVLHRWFGYRTYRPGQKEIITHVLEGRDVLAVIATGGGKSLCYQIPALIRDGVGIVISPLIALMKDQVDCLAESGIPAAFLNSTQDVKDKRSIEGSILDGSLKLLYISPERLVQPSFIEFLKSTRISLFAIDEAHCISQWGHEFRPEYRKLSIIRRTFADVPIIALTATATPSVRSDIISELSLHNPAVFVGSFNRENLIYRIVKKEDGEQQLVQFLKSHQNESGIVYCFSKRQVTDLARVLQKNGFSALPYHADLPKSVRHETQDRFLRDEVRIIVATVAFGMGINKPDVRFVVHFDLPKNLEHYYQETGRAGRDGDPAECLLLYSRGDFRKIEYLIEQMAEGTERQVSLRKLHEMVGYCESRACRRAVLLTYFGESWDKPSCGNCDSCHSGRKTMDGRDTLAVIAACIDELKDDYGVSYLADIISGTADEKVIARGHDTLACFGSGHPHRRGVWVYWIRELIACGYLSRYGSRYPVVRKNPRTKDALAGKIPVRIGEPEFQSALPGEPYDGQRSPAENNLYEILRDVRKTIADELDMPPFRIFPNRTLREMAKARPRCPEDLRTIYGVGERRLMQYGQLFLEAINAYAEYEGVNG; this is translated from the coding sequence ATGCAAATGAAAGGTCCTCTTCCGGAAGATGTCCTGCACAGGTGGTTTGGGTACCGAACATATCGGCCAGGACAGAAGGAGATCATCACCCATGTGCTTGAAGGGAGGGATGTGCTTGCGGTGATCGCAACCGGCGGGGGAAAGTCACTCTGTTACCAGATACCGGCTCTTATCAGGGACGGGGTCGGGATTGTCATATCACCCCTGATTGCTCTTATGAAAGATCAGGTGGACTGTCTGGCAGAGTCGGGGATTCCAGCCGCATTTCTGAACAGTACCCAGGATGTGAAGGATAAACGGAGCATTGAAGGATCTATCCTTGATGGCTCACTCAAGCTTCTGTATATCTCTCCGGAACGTCTGGTACAGCCGTCATTTATTGAGTTTTTAAAATCCACCAGGATCAGCCTTTTTGCCATTGACGAAGCCCACTGCATCTCCCAGTGGGGGCATGAGTTCAGGCCTGAATACCGGAAGCTCTCAATTATCAGAAGAACCTTTGCCGATGTTCCGATTATTGCACTGACGGCAACCGCTACACCATCGGTCAGGAGTGATATCATCAGTGAGCTCAGCCTTCATAACCCTGCGGTTTTTGTCGGTTCATTCAATCGTGAAAACCTCATCTACCGGATTGTAAAGAAGGAAGACGGTGAGCAGCAACTGGTTCAGTTCCTGAAGAGTCATCAGAATGAATCCGGGATTGTATACTGCTTTTCAAAACGGCAGGTTACTGATCTTGCCAGAGTACTGCAGAAAAACGGGTTCTCCGCCCTTCCCTACCATGCCGATCTGCCAAAGTCGGTCAGACATGAGACCCAGGACCGGTTTCTCAGGGATGAGGTTCGGATTATTGTTGCGACGGTAGCATTTGGGATGGGGATTAACAAGCCTGATGTCAGGTTCGTGGTGCATTTTGACCTCCCGAAAAACCTTGAGCATTATTACCAGGAGACAGGACGGGCCGGGAGGGATGGTGATCCTGCAGAATGTCTGCTCCTCTATTCACGAGGGGATTTTCGCAAGATTGAGTACCTGATTGAACAGATGGCAGAAGGGACCGAACGGCAGGTCAGTCTCCGGAAGCTGCATGAGATGGTCGGGTATTGTGAGTCACGTGCCTGCAGGCGTGCCGTTCTCCTGACATATTTTGGTGAATCATGGGATAAGCCGTCATGCGGGAACTGTGATTCATGCCATTCAGGGCGGAAGACCATGGACGGGAGGGATACCCTTGCGGTCATTGCAGCCTGTATTGATGAACTGAAAGATGATTATGGTGTCTCCTATCTCGCAGATATCATCTCCGGGACAGCAGACGAGAAGGTCATCGCACGGGGCCATGATACGCTTGCCTGTTTTGGGTCCGGGCATCCCCACCGGAGAGGGGTGTGGGTGTACTGGATCAGGGAGCTTATCGCCTGCGGGTACCTCTCCAGGTACGGGTCACGGTATCCGGTGGTGAGAAAGAACCCACGGACAAAGGATGCCCTTGCAGGAAAGATACCGGTCAGGATTGGAGAGCCGGAATTTCAGTCTGCGTTACCAGGTGAGCCATATGACGGTCAGAGATCACCGGCAGAGAACAACCTGTATGAGATTTTACGGGATGTCAGAAAGACCATTGCAGATGAACTGGATATGCCCCCCTTCCGAATCTTTCCAAACCGGACATTGCGTGAGATGGCTAAGGCAAGGCCGAGATGTCCAGAGGATTTACGGACGATATACGGGGTCGGGGAACGGAGGCTTATGCAGTACGGGCAGCTATTCCTTGAGGCGATTAACGCCTACGCTGAGTATGAGGGGGTAAATGGCTGA
- a CDS encoding dihydropteroate synthase-like protein — translation MRILLPTGKVTYTIVQEAAKGFDADVVVTGELASFLTPGQVRSLLSSDASYDLVLVSGMCTASFADVEQETGIPIYRGPRHAADIGLVLPLIGKIELSRDIPADEFLSGERRKEALARISRKEAERAPTFALRGVKIGGGTRIKVLAEIMDAHRTPDLRTKVLKFFEEGADIVDLGFGFDATPDDVRAVFRQLEGIEGPLAVDTQDPALIKASLFRADLILSLQEENIPQVGEKVAEAGCGAVIVPGEAGLLANIRLAEASGITRVIADPVLQPCGSGLVESLAGFTDPECPLFFGAGNVIELCDADSVGMCALLAGMAYETGASVIFCSEHSDKTTGCIAEMRIATDMMALMDGRPYPKDLGIDLFRIKEKRRRREPPLEYTEMIQASPMPREITYDPRGNYRIGIEDGYIVAVRNGKAIKGTKWQDVLFTILQTDGVSLFDHAGYLGAELFKAELAIRFQRSFEQDGPF, via the coding sequence ATGAGGATCCTGCTGCCAACCGGAAAAGTTACGTATACCATCGTTCAGGAAGCTGCAAAAGGCTTTGACGCGGATGTGGTGGTGACCGGTGAACTCGCTTCATTTCTGACTCCTGGTCAGGTACGCTCCCTTCTCAGCTCAGATGCATCCTATGATCTCGTCCTGGTGTCCGGGATGTGTACGGCATCATTTGCAGATGTGGAACAGGAGACCGGCATTCCAATTTACCGGGGACCTCGTCATGCAGCTGATATCGGCCTTGTGCTCCCGCTGATTGGAAAGATTGAACTCTCCAGGGACATTCCTGCCGATGAATTCCTGTCAGGTGAACGGAGAAAAGAGGCATTAGCCAGGATATCACGAAAAGAAGCAGAGAGGGCGCCGACATTTGCTCTGAGGGGAGTAAAGATCGGCGGTGGGACCAGGATAAAAGTACTGGCAGAGATCATGGACGCCCATAGAACCCCCGATTTACGCACAAAGGTTCTGAAATTTTTTGAAGAGGGGGCAGATATCGTGGATCTCGGATTCGGGTTTGACGCAACACCGGACGATGTTCGCGCAGTATTCCGCCAGCTTGAGGGTATTGAAGGGCCGCTTGCCGTCGATACCCAGGACCCGGCACTTATCAAAGCCTCGCTCTTCCGGGCCGATCTCATCCTTTCCCTGCAGGAAGAGAACATCCCTCAGGTTGGAGAGAAGGTTGCAGAGGCAGGATGCGGAGCTGTTATCGTGCCCGGTGAGGCAGGACTCCTTGCTAACATCCGGCTGGCAGAAGCATCCGGGATCACCAGAGTCATTGCAGACCCGGTTCTCCAGCCCTGTGGTTCAGGACTGGTAGAGTCGCTTGCCGGGTTTACCGATCCAGAGTGCCCCCTCTTTTTTGGTGCAGGAAATGTCATCGAACTCTGTGATGCAGACTCGGTTGGTATGTGTGCCCTTCTTGCCGGTATGGCTTATGAAACCGGTGCATCAGTCATATTCTGCAGTGAGCACAGCGACAAGACAACCGGATGTATCGCAGAGATGCGGATCGCAACCGATATGATGGCTCTCATGGACGGACGGCCGTACCCGAAGGATCTTGGTATTGACCTGTTTCGGATAAAGGAAAAGAGAAGACGAAGGGAACCGCCACTTGAATATACAGAGATGATTCAGGCCAGTCCGATGCCACGGGAGATAACCTATGATCCCCGGGGGAATTACCGGATTGGTATCGAGGACGGATATATTGTTGCAGTCCGAAATGGAAAGGCAATAAAAGGTACCAAATGGCAGGATGTATTATTCACCATTCTTCAGACAGACGGAGTATCGCTCTTTGACCATGCCGGGTACCTCGGTGCCGAGCTGTTCAAGGCAGAACTTGCAATCAGGTTCCAAAGAAGTTTTGAACAGGACGGGCCGTTCTGA
- a CDS encoding Mov34/MPN/PAD-1 family protein: MGRGSHPREFAALLSAESGIISDIYQIPGSIGGEASAQVPFEMVPLNLNIVGSAHSHPNGVLRPSDADIRFFSVSGSRHIIVGDPYGPDDWRCFYPDGTPVTLEVVP, translated from the coding sequence ATGGGCCGGGGATCACATCCCCGTGAATTTGCTGCACTCCTGTCAGCAGAATCCGGAATTATTTCTGACATCTATCAGATACCAGGGTCTATCGGGGGAGAGGCAAGTGCCCAGGTTCCGTTTGAGATGGTCCCCTTGAACCTGAATATCGTCGGAAGCGCCCATAGCCACCCGAACGGGGTATTACGCCCATCAGATGCAGATATTCGCTTCTTCTCGGTCAGTGGCAGCCGTCATATCATCGTCGGAGACCCGTATGGCCCGGATGACTGGCGGTGTTTTTACCCGGACGGAACTCCTGTCACCCTTGAGGTGGTGCCATGA
- a CDS encoding adenylyltransferase/cytidyltransferase family protein, whose amino-acid sequence MIRVVATGTFDILHPGHLWYLEESAKLGDELYVIVARDANIRHKPRPVIPEEQRLVMVAALKPVTHAVLGDLEDMFRPIREIKPDIITLGCNQHFDPETLQKALEKQNIRAQVVRISEHSSSPFTSSRDIVRKIAELTHQRSQTRETKEQRECGAV is encoded by the coding sequence ATGATCCGGGTTGTTGCAACCGGAACCTTTGACATCCTCCATCCCGGACATCTCTGGTACCTTGAGGAATCAGCAAAACTTGGCGATGAACTCTATGTGATCGTTGCCCGTGATGCAAATATCCGCCATAAACCAAGGCCGGTCATACCAGAAGAGCAGCGATTGGTGATGGTAGCAGCCTTAAAACCGGTCACCCATGCCGTGTTAGGGGATCTTGAAGATATGTTCCGTCCAATCCGTGAGATTAAACCAGATATCATCACCCTTGGCTGTAATCAGCACTTTGACCCAGAAACTCTGCAAAAGGCACTGGAAAAACAGAACATCAGGGCACAGGTTGTCAGGATATCAGAACATTCCAGTTCTCCTTTTACCAGTTCCCGGGACATTGTTAGAAAGATTGCTGAGCTGACGCATCAAAGGAGCCAGACCCGGGAGACAAAAGAGCAAAGAGAGTGTGGTGCCGTATGA
- a CDS encoding tetratricopeptide repeat protein: protein MGIRDWIGGQDGSPATPYCQKGETQLVKEKYEAAVQTFNRGIELDRSHPGCWVGMGKAFLGLGRYDRADDCFIRALDIDPENPEALTMRASVLRLIALQNQDPMRCLEAVEICNKTLKIHPEYGPALHEKGMALWTLGKRDEAMSLFEQAKKIHASYPYPWDLKGRYLFEKRQYHEAIEAYEEALEKKPQDPDLLFSMGRALMKIGGYHSAIQFFKKCLKIRPDYTAAWLLLGNSYKVLNQFDEAIDAYEEAMELDPGSTKYRKYIADVYLVMGKEALYKEGKPQEAIEYFDKTIRMIANHITAWFSKGVAYKKLGAYRNATACFLKVVEMDPQNGHAYYEMAQILEKTGNNEEAIRCYLETIRCDPSHTDAMYKVGNLLMEGGDYKNAIAYFDRVLDKIPESSVAWFAKGKALQRRGQQKDADRCFERASKLATR, encoded by the coding sequence ATGGGGATTCGAGACTGGATTGGGGGACAGGACGGGAGCCCGGCAACGCCATACTGTCAGAAAGGAGAGACACAACTTGTAAAGGAGAAGTATGAAGCGGCGGTTCAGACATTTAACCGGGGCATTGAACTGGACCGGAGCCATCCCGGATGCTGGGTCGGGATGGGAAAAGCATTTCTCGGTCTGGGCAGGTATGACCGTGCGGATGACTGCTTTATCCGTGCCCTGGATATCGATCCGGAAAATCCTGAAGCCCTGACCATGCGGGCATCTGTCCTCCGTCTCATCGCCCTTCAGAACCAGGATCCCATGCGGTGCCTGGAAGCAGTCGAGATATGCAACAAGACCCTGAAGATCCATCCTGAGTACGGGCCGGCCCTCCATGAGAAAGGGATGGCGCTCTGGACCCTGGGAAAACGCGACGAAGCAATGAGCCTGTTTGAGCAGGCGAAAAAGATACATGCATCATACCCGTACCCCTGGGATCTGAAAGGGCGGTACCTGTTCGAAAAGAGGCAGTACCATGAGGCAATCGAGGCATATGAAGAGGCATTAGAGAAAAAACCCCAGGACCCGGATCTCCTTTTTTCCATGGGCCGGGCTCTCATGAAGATCGGGGGGTATCATTCCGCCATCCAGTTCTTTAAGAAATGCCTCAAGATTCGTCCAGATTACACCGCTGCATGGCTGCTCCTTGGCAACTCCTACAAGGTCTTAAACCAGTTTGATGAGGCGATAGATGCCTACGAAGAAGCAATGGAACTGGATCCGGGCAGCACCAAATATCGCAAGTATATAGCAGATGTCTACCTCGTCATGGGAAAAGAGGCCCTGTATAAGGAAGGAAAACCTCAGGAGGCCATTGAATACTTTGATAAGACCATCCGGATGATCGCAAACCACATAACCGCCTGGTTCTCAAAGGGAGTGGCCTATAAAAAACTCGGGGCATACCGGAATGCAACGGCATGTTTTCTCAAAGTGGTGGAGATGGATCCCCAGAACGGGCATGCCTACTATGAGATGGCCCAGATCCTTGAGAAGACCGGGAATAATGAAGAAGCGATCCGGTGCTACCTTGAGACGATCCGGTGTGATCCATCCCATACCGATGCCATGTATAAGGTAGGAAACCTGCTCATGGAAGGCGGGGATTATAAAAATGCCATAGCCTATTTTGACCGGGTTCTTGATAAGATTCCCGAGTCTTCAGTAGCCTGGTTTGCAAAAGGAAAAGCACTCCAAAGACGGGGACAGCAAAAAGATGCTGACCGGTGTTTTGAACGGGCTTCAAAACTCGCCACACGGTAG
- the truA gene encoding tRNA pseudouridine(38-40) synthase TruA: MAEDPGKTSQVRLAFRIGYIGTSFFGSQYQPDQRTVEGEIEAACLRAGIITSRQVSRLALSGRTDRGVHAKCQILALSTHNPDLAVRALNGQLPPDIWVSAWAYAPESFYPRYDVIIRTYRYYFSRPPSDINAMRDAAGLFLGTHDFRCFARIEPGKSPVKTIDRIEVISDENGCRLEVTAQSFLWHMVRCMAGSLYQVSEGEMAIRDLTQYLKGECKNKVKPAPPEGLILWDVQADLDWHEIPAPGLKVKRIARQSEELHLLGTVYSLLLPGREG, translated from the coding sequence ATGGCGGAAGATCCGGGGAAGACTTCACAGGTAAGACTGGCCTTTCGGATCGGGTATATCGGGACCTCTTTTTTTGGATCACAATACCAGCCGGATCAGCGGACGGTGGAAGGAGAGATAGAGGCTGCCTGTTTACGGGCAGGGATAATTACCAGCCGTCAGGTATCAAGGCTTGCCCTTTCAGGCAGGACCGATCGCGGTGTCCATGCAAAATGCCAGATTCTTGCGCTCTCAACCCATAATCCTGATCTCGCGGTTCGGGCTCTGAACGGACAATTACCTCCTGATATCTGGGTGTCTGCCTGGGCTTATGCGCCAGAATCATTTTACCCTAGGTATGATGTCATAATCCGTACCTACCGGTATTATTTCAGCAGGCCTCCGTCAGACATCAACGCCATGAGAGATGCTGCCGGTTTGTTTTTGGGGACACATGATTTTCGTTGCTTTGCACGGATAGAGCCGGGGAAAAGCCCGGTAAAGACGATTGACCGGATTGAAGTAATATCTGATGAGAACGGATGCCGGCTTGAAGTCACGGCACAGAGTTTTTTATGGCACATGGTCAGATGCATGGCCGGATCCTTATATCAGGTATCTGAAGGGGAGATGGCCATCAGGGATCTCACGCAGTATCTTAAAGGGGAATGTAAAAATAAGGTAAAACCTGCACCACCGGAAGGTCTCATCCTCTGGGATGTGCAGGCAGATCTTGACTGGCATGAGATCCCGGCTCCGGGGCTGAAAGTAAAAAGAATTGCCCGCCAGTCAGAAGAACTGCATCTTTTAGGGACGGTTTACTCGCTTCTTTTACCCGGCCGGGAGGGTTAG
- a CDS encoding chemotaxis protein CheW produces MGTFLVDYQNQDTVSDTEPVITQKSIQAARTATKGSGNLQVVEFILGNELFAIDLFDTREVINTTEITPLPNTPSFIKGIIDLRGIITTIIDLKDMMHITREADGKKRSRIIVLDAGVSEKMIGVLVDDVLAVSTYTQDEIDQDTHASKRSDRDILGIIKKKVRTADHDKNELIIWLDIRTMIDKVKQDL; encoded by the coding sequence ATGGGCACATTTCTTGTTGACTATCAGAATCAGGACACAGTTTCAGATACCGAACCCGTGATTACACAAAAATCAATACAGGCCGCCAGGACCGCGACGAAAGGGAGTGGAAACCTTCAGGTTGTAGAATTCATTCTGGGAAATGAACTCTTCGCCATAGACCTGTTTGACACGCGGGAAGTCATCAATACAACCGAAATTACCCCTCTTCCAAACACTCCCTCATTTATCAAGGGGATCATTGACTTACGGGGGATAATAACCACCATCATCGATCTCAAAGATATGATGCATATAACCAGGGAGGCGGACGGAAAGAAGAGGTCACGTATCATCGTCCTTGATGCCGGTGTATCAGAGAAGATGATCGGGGTGCTGGTTGATGATGTACTGGCAGTCTCGACCTATACTCAGGATGAAATCGACCAGGACACCCATGCCTCAAAAAGGAGTGACCGGGACATCCTGGGTATTATCAAGAAAAAAGTCCGAACTGCTGATCATGACAAAAATGAACTGATAATCTGGCTTGATATCAGGACCATGATCGACAAGGTCAAGCAGGATCTCTAA
- a CDS encoding DUF367 family protein, which yields MIPLLAYRDNSCDPRKCTMKKLERAGMVRLFSRLSAIPRTSLILDPTAEQALSPADREKTRTITALDCSWEVLDTDQVRSWRFKRALPYLLAANPVNFGRPFRLTSIEAMAAALVILGEKSQAEEILAKVSWGIRFLQLNEEPLAAYAGAQDSQEIIAIQGEFL from the coding sequence ATGATCCCCCTGCTCGCATACCGGGATAATTCATGTGATCCCAGAAAATGCACGATGAAAAAACTTGAGCGTGCCGGGATGGTCAGACTCTTCTCCCGTCTTTCAGCCATTCCACGGACCAGCCTTATCCTTGACCCGACGGCAGAACAGGCCCTCTCACCGGCCGACCGGGAAAAAACACGTACCATCACCGCTCTTGACTGTTCATGGGAGGTACTTGACACAGATCAGGTCCGTTCATGGAGATTTAAACGAGCCCTGCCATATCTGCTTGCTGCTAATCCGGTGAATTTCGGAAGGCCCTTTCGTCTCACCTCAATAGAGGCCATGGCTGCAGCACTGGTCATTCTGGGAGAGAAAAGTCAGGCAGAGGAGATTCTGGCAAAGGTCAGCTGGGGTATCAGATTTTTACAACTGAACGAGGAACCGTTGGCTGCATATGCAGGAGCACAGGATAGTCAGGAGATCATCGCTATTCAGGGAGAATTCCTCTGA
- a CDS encoding CehA/McbA family metallohydrolase — protein MLKADLHIHTSCSKDGESTVAQVIAAAVTAGMDVIAITDHDTMDGYRIACEISADILIIPGVEVSTREGHLIALGVEKAPLPGFPILDTIQEVRQAGGITILPHPFHRYRHGAALKCAEAFGAADAIEVYNSRYVIPHANHRAMRLARTMGKPAVAGSDAHNARFIGYGRTLIDADRNIGSVLNAIQEGKTKPAGRKTPVRIYTKQSLRNSWRKIRGRLHR, from the coding sequence ATGCTCAAAGCCGATCTCCATATCCATACTTCCTGTTCAAAGGACGGAGAGAGCACGGTCGCACAGGTGATTGCAGCTGCTGTCACGGCAGGGATGGATGTTATAGCAATAACAGATCACGATACGATGGACGGGTACCGGATAGCCTGTGAGATATCTGCCGATATCCTGATAATACCCGGTGTGGAGGTTTCAACAAGGGAAGGACACCTGATCGCACTCGGTGTTGAAAAAGCTCCCCTTCCCGGATTTCCGATTCTCGATACCATACAGGAAGTGAGACAGGCTGGTGGGATTACCATTCTTCCTCACCCGTTCCACCGGTACCGGCATGGCGCCGCACTGAAGTGTGCCGAGGCATTTGGTGCCGCTGATGCTATTGAGGTGTATAACAGCCGGTATGTCATCCCTCATGCAAACCATCGGGCGATGCGTCTTGCCAGGACGATGGGAAAGCCCGCTGTTGCCGGGAGTGATGCCCATAATGCCCGGTTTATCGGGTATGGACGGACCCTGATCGATGCTGATAGGAACATCGGGTCTGTATTGAACGCCATACAAGAAGGAAAGACAAAACCTGCCGGGAGAAAAACACCGGTCAGGATTTATACCAAACAGTCATTGCGTAACTCATGGCGGAAGATCCGGGGAAGACTTCACAGGTAA